From one Rhodamnia argentea isolate NSW1041297 chromosome 1, ASM2092103v1, whole genome shotgun sequence genomic stretch:
- the LOC125315387 gene encoding cyclin-dependent kinase inhibitor 7-like yields the protein MVRKRRGNAELEVMDIAGVGVRTRARASLAAASSVPAVAKVSALAAKRRRVGAREEEEEEEEEKELKSSCGSPPCDRLLVRSGGRERHSGGTTPENSLRPAPATGDRCLSPSSHDFASVSCCSSNGSSEVEKEMINFVDLEEESDGVEASTYHRRRRERREKTPSSEVGAESDDMGSASKPTSEANSRWRPKMPTQAELDDFFAVAEKNQALEAFKDKYNFDFVKEGPLKGRYEWSRIENKAEERSN from the exons atggtgaggAAGCGTAGAGGAAACGCGGAGTTGGAGGTGATGGATATTGCGGGGGTCGGAGTGAGGACCCGAGCTCGAGCCAGCCTAGCCGCCGCCTCTTCCGTTCCTGCCGTCGCGAAGGTCTCCGCTCTAGCCGCGAAGAGGAGGAGAGTCGGAGCgcgcgaggaggaggaggaggaggaggaggagaaggagctgAAGTCCTCGTGCGGCTCGCCGCCGTGCGATCGTCTGCTCGTTCGGAGTGGTGGCCGCGAGCGGCACAGCGGCGGGACTACGCCGGAGAATTCGCTGCGTCCGGCTCCAGCGACGGGGGACCGCTGCTTGAGCCCTAGTTCCCACGATTTCGCCTCGGTCTCGTGTTGCTCGAGCAACGGATCGAGTGAGGTGGAGAAGGAGATGATCAATTTCGTAGATCTGGAG GAGGAGAGCGACGGAGTCGAAGCTTCCACGTATCATCGCCGTCGCCGAGAGAG GAGAGAGAAGACGCCGTCAAGCGAGGTCGGAGCGGAGTCCGACGACATGGGGTCGGCTTCCAAACCGACGTCGGAGGCCAATTCTCGCTGGAGACCGAAAATGCCGACGCAGGCCGAGCTCGATGATTTCTTTGCCGTCGCGGAGAAAAACCAAGCTCTCGAAGCTTTCAAGGACAA GTACAACTTCGATTTTGTCAAGGAAGGGCCATTGAAAGGACGCTACGAGTGGTCTCGGATAGAGAATAAGGCGGAAGAGAGAAGCAACTGA